One window of Amaranthus tricolor cultivar Red isolate AtriRed21 chromosome 11, ASM2621246v1, whole genome shotgun sequence genomic DNA carries:
- the LOC130827705 gene encoding myosin-6-like isoform X1, protein MAASVTLSVGSLVWIEDPDDAWIDGEVVEIKGEDLKVLCTSGKTVVIHASNAYPKDPEAPQCGVDDMTKLAYLHEPGVLQNLKSRYDINEIYTYTGSILIAINPFRKLPHLYDVHMMEQYKGAGFGELSPHPFAIADASYRLMMNEGISQSILVSGESGAGKTESTKLLMRYLAYMGGRATAAEGRSIEQKVLESNPVLEAFGNAKTVRNNNSSRFGKFVEIQFDKNGRISGAAIRTYLLERSRVCQVSDPERNYHCFYMLCAAPKEIVQRYKLGNPRTFHYLNQSNCIELDGVDDGKEYLATKRAMDVVGISPEEQDAIFRVVAAVLHLGNIEFTKGKEMDSSEPKDEKSRFHLQTAAELFMCDAKALEDSLCKRIMVTRDETITKSLDPESAALSRDALAKIVYSRLFDWLVDKINSSIGQDPNSKSIIGVLDIYGFESFKINSFEQFCINLTNEKLQQHFNQHVFKMEQEEYEKEKINWSYIEFIDNQDVLDLIEKKPGGIIALLDEACMFPRSTHETFAQKLYQTYKNHKRFSKPKLARSDFTICHYAGDVTYQTELFLDKNKDYVVAEHQALLCASSCTFVANLFPPLTEESSKSSKFSSIGTRFKQQLVNLLDTLNATEPHYIRCVKPNNLLKPAIFENQNVLQQLRCGGVLEAIRISCAGYPTRKPFLEFLDRFGILAPEVLDGSSDEVTACKRLLEKVGLEGYQIGKTKVFLRAGQMADLDARRTEVLGRSASIIQRKVRSYLARRSFILLRRSAVHIQALCRGQLARHVYEGLRQEAASLRIQTALRMHLARKEYRRVCCSALIIQTGMRGMAARNEIRFRRQTRAAIFIQSHCRKLLARRSFLKLKKAAISTQCAWRCKVARKELRNLKMAARETGALQAAKNKLEKQVEELTWRLQLEKRMRADMEEAKTQENRKLQAALQEMELQFKETKELLVKEREIAKNIVEHVPVVHEVPIIDNAMVEKLTAENEKLKDLVSSLERKIDETEKKFEETSKLSEERLKQALDAESKMIKLKTDMQRLEEIIFDMESENKILRQQSLITAPGKSLSELTPVSVSPKMPNGHLLSEDSRVNEPQSTTPVKKLDFESEHKLPRPHIERQHENVDALINCVSKNIGFSQGKPVAAFTIYKCLLHWKSFEAERTSVFDRLIQMIGSAIENQDDNNEHMAYWLSNTSALLFLLQGSLKASGSSSNTAQRKPPPPTSLFGRMTMGFRSSPSSNSLAAAAANAVLQVDAKYPALLFKQQLTAYVEKIYGIIRDNLKRELSSLLSLCIQAPRTSKGGALRSGRSFGKESAVNHWQTIIESLNSLLNLLKENFVPSVLCQKIFTQIFSYINVQLFNSLLLRRECCTFSNGEYVKAGLAELELWCAQAKEEYAGASWEELKHIRQSVGFLVIHQKYRISYDEITNDLCPVLSVQQLYRICTLYWDDNYNTRSVSQDVISSMRVLMTEDSNNADSNSFLLDDSSSIPFSVDDISSSMTSKDFADVRPAEELLENLDFQFLHE, encoded by the exons atg GCTGCTTCCGTCACTTTATCTGTTGGATCTCTGGTTTGGATTGAGGACCCTGATGATGCTTGGATAGACGGTGAAGTGGTTGAGATTAAAGGTGAAGATTTAAAGGTCCTTTGCACTTCAGGGAAAACG GTTGTAATTCATGCTTCAAATGCATATCCCAAAGACCCAGAAGCCCCTCAATGTGGGGTGGATGACATGACAAAGTTGGCTTATTTACATGAACCTGGAGTTTTGCAAAACTTGAAATCTAGATATGATATTAACGAAATATAT ACTTATACTGGGAGTATTTTGATAGCTATAAATCCTTTCAGAAAACTACCTCACTTGTATGACGTACATATGATGGAGCAATATAAAGGGGCCGGTTTTGGTGAGCTAAGTCCACACCCTTTTGCAATTGCAGACGCTTCATACCG GCTTATGATGAATGAGGGCATCAGCCAGTCGATTTTAGTCAGTGGGGAAAGTGGGGCTGGTAAAACAGAAAGTACAAAATTGCTTATGCGTTATCTAGCCTATATGGGTGGTCGAGCTACTGCTGCTGAAGGAAGAAGTATTGAACAAAAAGTTCTCGAG TCTAATCCAGTACTGGAAGCGTTCGGTAATGCGAAGACTGTCAGAAATAATAACTCGAG TCGTTTTGGGAAGTTTGTTGAGATCCAATTTGATAAGAATGGAAGAATATCTGGAGCAGCAATAAGAACATATTTGTTGGAAAGATCACGTGTTTGTCAAGTATCTGATCCAGAGAGAAACTATCATTGTTTCTACATGCTTTGTGCTGCACCAAAAGAG ATTGTCCAGAGATACAAGTTGGGTAACCCAAGAACGTTTCATTATCTGAACCAATCAAATTGTATTGAGTTGGATGGGGTTGACGATGGCAAAGAATACCTTGCAACAAAAAGGGCAATGGATGTGGTTGGAATTAGCCCCGAGGAGCAG GACGCAATTTTTAGGGTTGTGGCTGCTGTCCTTCATTTGGGAAACATTGAATTTACAAAGGGGAAGGAAATGGATTCATCTGAGCCTAAAGATGAGAAGTCCCGATTCCATTTGCAAACTGCTGCTGAACTTTTCAT GTGTGATGCAAAGGCTCTGGAAGATTCTCTTTGTAAACGCATAATGGTGACTCGTGATGAGACTATAACCAAATCTTTGGATCCAGAGTCTGCTGCATTGAGTAGAGATGCTTTGGCTAAAATTGTATACTCAAGGTTGTTTGACTG GCTCGTGGATaaaattaattcttcaattGGCCAAGATCCTAATTCAAAATCCATAATTGGAGTGCTGGATATCTATGGATTTGAGAGTTTCAAGATAAACAG TTTTGAGCAATTCTGCATAAATTTAACGAATGAGAAGCTTCAGCAACATTTTAATCAG cATGTCTTCAAGATGGAGCAGGaggaatatgaaaaagaaaaaattaattggAGCTACATTGAATTCATTGATAATCAAGATGTTCTGGATCTAATTGAAAAG AAACCTGGTGGAATCATTGCGCTTCTGGACGAAGCTTG TATGTTCCCGAGATCAACACACGAGACATTTGCACAGAAGTTGTATCAGacatataaaaatcataaacGGTTCAGCAAGCCTAAATTAGCTCGTAGTGATTTTACTATCTGCCACTATGCTGGTGAT GTTACCTATCAAACTGAACTATTTCTGGATAAGAACAAGGACTATGTTGTTGCTGAACACCAAGCGCTTTTGTGTGCTTCCAGTTGTACCTTTGTTGCAAATTTGTTTCCACCTTTAACAGAGGAATCTTCCAAGTCATCTAAATTTTCATCAATAGGTACTCGTTTTAAG CAACAATTGGTAAACCTACTTGACACCCTGAATGCTACTGAACCACATTATATACGCTGTGTGAAGCCGAATAATCTTCTAAAGCCAGCAATTTTTGAGAATCAGAATGTTCTCCAACAGTTACGCTGCGGG GGAGTCTTGGAGGCTATTAGGATTAGCTGTGCTGGATATCCCACTAGGAAACCCTTCCTCGAGTTTCTAGACCGGTTTGGTATTCTTGCACCAGAAGTCCTAGATGGAAG TTCTGATGAAGTCACAGCATGCAAGCGGCTCCTGGAGAAAGTGGGACTTGAAGGCTATCAG ATTGGTAAGACGAAAGTTTTCCTCAGGGCTGGTCAGATGGCTGATTTAGATGCTCGGAGAACTGAGGTGCTAGGACGATCAGCAAGTATCATCCAAAGGAAAGTCCGTTCTTATTTGGCTCGCAGAAGCTTTATATTGCTACGCCGTTCAGCAGTACACATACAAGCTCTCTGTAGAG GTCAACTTGCTCGTCATGTATACGAGGGCTTGAGGCAAGAGGCTGCATCCTTGAGAATTCAAACAGCTTTACGGATGCATCTCGCTCGAAAAGAGTACAGGAGAGTGTGTTGTTCTGCTCTTATCATACAAACTGGAATGCGTGGTATGGCCGCTCGTAACGAGATTCGGTTCAGAAGACAGACTAGAGCTGCCATATTTATTCAG AGCCACTGTCGCAAACTCTTAGCTCGTCGGAGTTTCTTGAAATTGAAGAAAGCAGCCATTAGTACCCAATGTGCATGGAGGTGTAAAGTTGCACGTAAAGAATTGCGCAACCTTAAGATG GCTGCACGAGAGACGGGTGCTCTTCAAGCTGCTAAAAATAAACTAGAAAAGCAAGTTGAGGAGCTCACATGGCGCTTACAACTGGAGAAACGCATGAGG GCTGATATGGAAGAAGCTAAAACACAAGAGAACAGGAAGCTACAAGCTGCATTACAGGAGATGGAGCTTCAATTTAAGGAAACTAAGGAGTTGCTTGTGAAGGAACGTGAGATTGCGAAAAACATTGTTGAGCATGTACCCGTTGTGCATGAAGTGCCAATTATTGACAATGCTATGGTTGAGAAGCTTACTGCGGAAAACGAGAAACTTAAG GACTTAGTCAGCTCGCTAGAGAGGAAAATTGATGAAACCgagaagaaatttgaagaaaCAAGCAAACTCAGTGAAGAACGATTGAAACAGGCACTTGATGCTGAATCAAAGATGATAAAATTGAAGACTGACATGCAAAG GCTTGAAGAGATAATCTTTGACATGGAATCAGAAAATAAGATCCTTCGGCAGCAATCATTGATTACTGCTCCTGGGAAGTCATTGTCGGAGTTAACTCCAGTATCTGTTTCTCCG AAAATGCCAAATGGTCATTTACTCAGTGAAGATTCCAGAGTGAAT GAACCACAAAGTACAACACCTGTGAAGAAATTAGATTTTGAGTCAGAACACAAATTACCTCGACCACACATTGAACGCCAACAT GAAAATGTTGATGCTCTTATCAATTGTGTGTCAAAAAATATTGGCTTCAGTCAAGGAAAGCCTGTGGCAGCGTTTACAATTTACAAGTGTCTCCTTCATTGGAAATCTTTTGAAGCCGAGAGGACTAGTGTGTTTGACCGCCTCATCCAGATGATTGGCTCTGCCATTGAG AACCAAGATGATAATAACGAGCATATGGCTTATTGGCTGTCAAATACGTCAGCTTTGTTATTCCTTCTACAAGGGAGCCTTAAAGCTTCAGGTTCTTCCAGTAATACAGCGCAGCGCAAACCTCCGCCTCCGACATCCCTCTTCGGAAGGATGACTATG GGTTTTCGTTCCTCTCCTTCTTCCAATAGCCTTGCTGCAGCAGCAGCTAATGCTGTTCTTCAAGTGGATGCCAAATACCCAGCTTTGCTATTCAAGCAGCAGCTGACTGCGTATGTCGAGAAAATTTATGGTATTATTCGTGACAACTTGAAGAGGGAGTTATCATCGTTGCTTTCCTTGTGTATCCAG GCGCCTAGAACATCCAAAGGAGGTGCTCTAAGATCTGGTCGATCTTTTGGGAAAGAGTCTGCGGTAAATCATTGGCAAACCATTATTGAGAGCCTCAACTCACTTCTCAACTTGCTGAAAGAAAATTTT GTTCCATCAGTTCTTTGTCAGAAAATATTTACCCAGATATTCTCGTATATCAACGTACAACTCTTCAATAG TCTATTACTACGTCGTGAGTGCTGTACTTTTAGTAACGGGGAATATGTAAAAGCTGGATTAGCTGAGTTAGAACTGTGGTGTGCCCAAGCAAAGGAAGAG TATGCGGGTGCGTCGTGGGAGGAACTAAAACACATACGACAATCTGTTGGGTTTCTG GTTATACATCAAAAGTACAGGATCTCTTACGATGAGATAACTAATGATCTCTGCCCC GTGTTAAGCGTGCAACAATTGTACAGAATTTGTACCTTGTATTGGGATGACAATTATAATACTCGAAGCGTGTCTCAGGAT
- the LOC130827705 gene encoding myosin-6-like isoform X2 has product MAASVTLSVGSLVWIEDPDDAWIDGEVVEIKGEDLKVLCTSGKTVVIHASNAYPKDPEAPQCGVDDMTKLAYLHEPGVLQNLKSRYDINEIYTYTGSILIAINPFRKLPHLYDVHMMEQYKGAGFGELSPHPFAIADASYRLMMNEGISQSILVSGESGAGKTESTKLLMRYLAYMGGRATAAEGRSIEQKVLESNPVLEAFGNAKTVRNNNSSRFGKFVEIQFDKNGRISGAAIRTYLLERSRVCQVSDPERNYHCFYMLCAAPKEIVQRYKLGNPRTFHYLNQSNCIELDGVDDGKEYLATKRAMDVVGISPEEQDAIFRVVAAVLHLGNIEFTKGKEMDSSEPKDEKSRFHLQTAAELFMCDAKALEDSLCKRIMVTRDETITKSLDPESAALSRDALAKIVYSRLFDWLVDKINSSIGQDPNSKSIIGVLDIYGFESFKINSFEQFCINLTNEKLQQHFNQHVFKMEQEEYEKEKINWSYIEFIDNQDVLDLIEKKPGGIIALLDEACMFPRSTHETFAQKLYQTYKNHKRFSKPKLARSDFTICHYAGDVTYQTELFLDKNKDYVVAEHQALLCASSCTFVANLFPPLTEESSKSSKFSSIGTRFKQQLVNLLDTLNATEPHYIRCVKPNNLLKPAIFENQNVLQQLRCGGVLEAIRISCAGYPTRKPFLEFLDRFGILAPEVLDGSSDEVTACKRLLEKVGLEGYQIGKTKVFLRAGQMADLDARRTEVLGRSASIIQRKVRSYLARRSFILLRRSAVHIQALCRGQLARHVYEGLRQEAASLRIQTALRMHLARKEYRRVCCSALIIQTGMRGMAARNEIRFRRQTRAAIFIQSHCRKLLARRSFLKLKKAAISTQCAWRCKVARKELRNLKMAARETGALQAAKNKLEKQVEELTWRLQLEKRMRADMEEAKTQENRKLQAALQEMELQFKETKELLVKEREIAKNIVEHVPVVHEVPIIDNAMVEKLTAENEKLKDLVSSLERKIDETEKKFEETSKLSEERLKQALDAESKMIKLKTDMQRLEEIIFDMESENKILRQQSLITAPGKSLSELTPVSVSPEPQSTTPVKKLDFESEHKLPRPHIERQHENVDALINCVSKNIGFSQGKPVAAFTIYKCLLHWKSFEAERTSVFDRLIQMIGSAIENQDDNNEHMAYWLSNTSALLFLLQGSLKASGSSSNTAQRKPPPPTSLFGRMTMGFRSSPSSNSLAAAAANAVLQVDAKYPALLFKQQLTAYVEKIYGIIRDNLKRELSSLLSLCIQAPRTSKGGALRSGRSFGKESAVNHWQTIIESLNSLLNLLKENFVPSVLCQKIFTQIFSYINVQLFNSLLLRRECCTFSNGEYVKAGLAELELWCAQAKEEYAGASWEELKHIRQSVGFLVIHQKYRISYDEITNDLCPVLSVQQLYRICTLYWDDNYNTRSVSQDVISSMRVLMTEDSNNADSNSFLLDDSSSIPFSVDDISSSMTSKDFADVRPAEELLENLDFQFLHE; this is encoded by the exons atg GCTGCTTCCGTCACTTTATCTGTTGGATCTCTGGTTTGGATTGAGGACCCTGATGATGCTTGGATAGACGGTGAAGTGGTTGAGATTAAAGGTGAAGATTTAAAGGTCCTTTGCACTTCAGGGAAAACG GTTGTAATTCATGCTTCAAATGCATATCCCAAAGACCCAGAAGCCCCTCAATGTGGGGTGGATGACATGACAAAGTTGGCTTATTTACATGAACCTGGAGTTTTGCAAAACTTGAAATCTAGATATGATATTAACGAAATATAT ACTTATACTGGGAGTATTTTGATAGCTATAAATCCTTTCAGAAAACTACCTCACTTGTATGACGTACATATGATGGAGCAATATAAAGGGGCCGGTTTTGGTGAGCTAAGTCCACACCCTTTTGCAATTGCAGACGCTTCATACCG GCTTATGATGAATGAGGGCATCAGCCAGTCGATTTTAGTCAGTGGGGAAAGTGGGGCTGGTAAAACAGAAAGTACAAAATTGCTTATGCGTTATCTAGCCTATATGGGTGGTCGAGCTACTGCTGCTGAAGGAAGAAGTATTGAACAAAAAGTTCTCGAG TCTAATCCAGTACTGGAAGCGTTCGGTAATGCGAAGACTGTCAGAAATAATAACTCGAG TCGTTTTGGGAAGTTTGTTGAGATCCAATTTGATAAGAATGGAAGAATATCTGGAGCAGCAATAAGAACATATTTGTTGGAAAGATCACGTGTTTGTCAAGTATCTGATCCAGAGAGAAACTATCATTGTTTCTACATGCTTTGTGCTGCACCAAAAGAG ATTGTCCAGAGATACAAGTTGGGTAACCCAAGAACGTTTCATTATCTGAACCAATCAAATTGTATTGAGTTGGATGGGGTTGACGATGGCAAAGAATACCTTGCAACAAAAAGGGCAATGGATGTGGTTGGAATTAGCCCCGAGGAGCAG GACGCAATTTTTAGGGTTGTGGCTGCTGTCCTTCATTTGGGAAACATTGAATTTACAAAGGGGAAGGAAATGGATTCATCTGAGCCTAAAGATGAGAAGTCCCGATTCCATTTGCAAACTGCTGCTGAACTTTTCAT GTGTGATGCAAAGGCTCTGGAAGATTCTCTTTGTAAACGCATAATGGTGACTCGTGATGAGACTATAACCAAATCTTTGGATCCAGAGTCTGCTGCATTGAGTAGAGATGCTTTGGCTAAAATTGTATACTCAAGGTTGTTTGACTG GCTCGTGGATaaaattaattcttcaattGGCCAAGATCCTAATTCAAAATCCATAATTGGAGTGCTGGATATCTATGGATTTGAGAGTTTCAAGATAAACAG TTTTGAGCAATTCTGCATAAATTTAACGAATGAGAAGCTTCAGCAACATTTTAATCAG cATGTCTTCAAGATGGAGCAGGaggaatatgaaaaagaaaaaattaattggAGCTACATTGAATTCATTGATAATCAAGATGTTCTGGATCTAATTGAAAAG AAACCTGGTGGAATCATTGCGCTTCTGGACGAAGCTTG TATGTTCCCGAGATCAACACACGAGACATTTGCACAGAAGTTGTATCAGacatataaaaatcataaacGGTTCAGCAAGCCTAAATTAGCTCGTAGTGATTTTACTATCTGCCACTATGCTGGTGAT GTTACCTATCAAACTGAACTATTTCTGGATAAGAACAAGGACTATGTTGTTGCTGAACACCAAGCGCTTTTGTGTGCTTCCAGTTGTACCTTTGTTGCAAATTTGTTTCCACCTTTAACAGAGGAATCTTCCAAGTCATCTAAATTTTCATCAATAGGTACTCGTTTTAAG CAACAATTGGTAAACCTACTTGACACCCTGAATGCTACTGAACCACATTATATACGCTGTGTGAAGCCGAATAATCTTCTAAAGCCAGCAATTTTTGAGAATCAGAATGTTCTCCAACAGTTACGCTGCGGG GGAGTCTTGGAGGCTATTAGGATTAGCTGTGCTGGATATCCCACTAGGAAACCCTTCCTCGAGTTTCTAGACCGGTTTGGTATTCTTGCACCAGAAGTCCTAGATGGAAG TTCTGATGAAGTCACAGCATGCAAGCGGCTCCTGGAGAAAGTGGGACTTGAAGGCTATCAG ATTGGTAAGACGAAAGTTTTCCTCAGGGCTGGTCAGATGGCTGATTTAGATGCTCGGAGAACTGAGGTGCTAGGACGATCAGCAAGTATCATCCAAAGGAAAGTCCGTTCTTATTTGGCTCGCAGAAGCTTTATATTGCTACGCCGTTCAGCAGTACACATACAAGCTCTCTGTAGAG GTCAACTTGCTCGTCATGTATACGAGGGCTTGAGGCAAGAGGCTGCATCCTTGAGAATTCAAACAGCTTTACGGATGCATCTCGCTCGAAAAGAGTACAGGAGAGTGTGTTGTTCTGCTCTTATCATACAAACTGGAATGCGTGGTATGGCCGCTCGTAACGAGATTCGGTTCAGAAGACAGACTAGAGCTGCCATATTTATTCAG AGCCACTGTCGCAAACTCTTAGCTCGTCGGAGTTTCTTGAAATTGAAGAAAGCAGCCATTAGTACCCAATGTGCATGGAGGTGTAAAGTTGCACGTAAAGAATTGCGCAACCTTAAGATG GCTGCACGAGAGACGGGTGCTCTTCAAGCTGCTAAAAATAAACTAGAAAAGCAAGTTGAGGAGCTCACATGGCGCTTACAACTGGAGAAACGCATGAGG GCTGATATGGAAGAAGCTAAAACACAAGAGAACAGGAAGCTACAAGCTGCATTACAGGAGATGGAGCTTCAATTTAAGGAAACTAAGGAGTTGCTTGTGAAGGAACGTGAGATTGCGAAAAACATTGTTGAGCATGTACCCGTTGTGCATGAAGTGCCAATTATTGACAATGCTATGGTTGAGAAGCTTACTGCGGAAAACGAGAAACTTAAG GACTTAGTCAGCTCGCTAGAGAGGAAAATTGATGAAACCgagaagaaatttgaagaaaCAAGCAAACTCAGTGAAGAACGATTGAAACAGGCACTTGATGCTGAATCAAAGATGATAAAATTGAAGACTGACATGCAAAG GCTTGAAGAGATAATCTTTGACATGGAATCAGAAAATAAGATCCTTCGGCAGCAATCATTGATTACTGCTCCTGGGAAGTCATTGTCGGAGTTAACTCCAGTATCTGTTTCTCCG GAACCACAAAGTACAACACCTGTGAAGAAATTAGATTTTGAGTCAGAACACAAATTACCTCGACCACACATTGAACGCCAACAT GAAAATGTTGATGCTCTTATCAATTGTGTGTCAAAAAATATTGGCTTCAGTCAAGGAAAGCCTGTGGCAGCGTTTACAATTTACAAGTGTCTCCTTCATTGGAAATCTTTTGAAGCCGAGAGGACTAGTGTGTTTGACCGCCTCATCCAGATGATTGGCTCTGCCATTGAG AACCAAGATGATAATAACGAGCATATGGCTTATTGGCTGTCAAATACGTCAGCTTTGTTATTCCTTCTACAAGGGAGCCTTAAAGCTTCAGGTTCTTCCAGTAATACAGCGCAGCGCAAACCTCCGCCTCCGACATCCCTCTTCGGAAGGATGACTATG GGTTTTCGTTCCTCTCCTTCTTCCAATAGCCTTGCTGCAGCAGCAGCTAATGCTGTTCTTCAAGTGGATGCCAAATACCCAGCTTTGCTATTCAAGCAGCAGCTGACTGCGTATGTCGAGAAAATTTATGGTATTATTCGTGACAACTTGAAGAGGGAGTTATCATCGTTGCTTTCCTTGTGTATCCAG GCGCCTAGAACATCCAAAGGAGGTGCTCTAAGATCTGGTCGATCTTTTGGGAAAGAGTCTGCGGTAAATCATTGGCAAACCATTATTGAGAGCCTCAACTCACTTCTCAACTTGCTGAAAGAAAATTTT GTTCCATCAGTTCTTTGTCAGAAAATATTTACCCAGATATTCTCGTATATCAACGTACAACTCTTCAATAG TCTATTACTACGTCGTGAGTGCTGTACTTTTAGTAACGGGGAATATGTAAAAGCTGGATTAGCTGAGTTAGAACTGTGGTGTGCCCAAGCAAAGGAAGAG TATGCGGGTGCGTCGTGGGAGGAACTAAAACACATACGACAATCTGTTGGGTTTCTG GTTATACATCAAAAGTACAGGATCTCTTACGATGAGATAACTAATGATCTCTGCCCC GTGTTAAGCGTGCAACAATTGTACAGAATTTGTACCTTGTATTGGGATGACAATTATAATACTCGAAGCGTGTCTCAGGAT